The DNA sequence TGCCGCCCTTGCCGCTGGTGCTGGTGTCCGCACAGGCAGTGGCCGGATGCAACGCGGTGCTGCGGCTGCGCAAGCCGTTTTCCCCGCGCGAACTGGTGGGCGAGGTGGTGCGGCTGCTGCGGCGCGATCCGCAGCGCCTGCGCGCCGGCCCGATCGTGATCGATGCCGAGCGGCACCTGATCACGGTGAACCGCCAGGGCCGGGCGACGCCGATCGAGCTGGCCCCGGTGGAGCTGAAGCTGCTGCAGTGCCTGATGGCACGGCCGGACCACGCGATCGAGCGCCAGCACATCCTGTCCAGCGTCTGGGGCAAGGGCAGCGAGGTCGACGTCCGCACCGTGGACCAGAACATCAAGCGTCTGCGCCGCTGTCTGGAGGAGGCCGGCGCGGGGGATGTCATCCGCACCGTGCGCGGTGTCGGCTACCGCTTCAGCTCGGCACCCTGAAGGCCATGCCGTTCAGGGTGTCCGTTCATGACGCCCGTTGTCACCAAAGTTTCACAGTGGCTGCCTACAGTGGCCCAGTTCCCGCTACAGGCCATTCCGGCCCACATCCAGGGAGGACCCCCAATGAGCGACAAGCATCTCTCTAGCCAGTTCGACGCTGAACTCAGCGCCATCTCGGCCCGGGTACTCGAAATGGGCGGTCTGGTCGAAGCCCAGGTCGCGCAGGCGGTCTACGCGCTGACCCACTTCAGCCATGTGACGGCCGAACAGGTGATCCGCCAGGAGCACCGGGTCAACCAGATGGAGATCGAGATGGACCGCGATCTCTCCACCGTCATCGCCCGCCGCCAGCCGACGGCCCGCGACCTGCGCCTGCTGATCGCCACGTCGAAGACCATCGGCAATCTGGAGCGCGTCGGCGACGAGGCCGCCCGCATCGCGCGCACCGTGCAGCGCGTGACGAACTTCGGCATGTCCGGCCGTCTGCCGATCGCGGACGTCGCGTTCGAGGCCGGCCTCGCGATCGCCTCGCTGCGCCGGGCACTCGATGCCTTCGCCCGGCTGGATGCGCTGCAGGCCCTGCAGGTCATCAAGCAGGACAGCGAGATCGACGCCGAGTTCGACGGCCTGATGCGCAAGCTCATCACCTACATGATGGAAGACCCGCGCACCATCTCGGCCTGCATCGACCTGGTCTTTGTCGTCAAGGCGCTGGAGCGTGTCGGCGACCATGCCAAGAACATCGCCGAACAGGTGATCTACGTCGTCAAGGGCGCCGATGTGCGCCACACGCCGCCCGACAGCGTCGAGACGGTGGTGCAGTGAGCCACCGCCACAACAGGGACTGAAAGACCATGGGACGCATCCTGATCGTCGAGGACGAGCCGGCCATCGCCGAGCTGATCGCGCTGAATCTGCGCTACGAAGGCCATGACGTGCGGGTGGCCGGCACTGCCGACGCCGCCGTGCGGCAGGTCACTGAACAGCTGCCCGAGCTGGTCATCCTGGACTGGATGCTGCCGGGCGAGTC is a window from the Sphaerotilus montanus genome containing:
- the phoU gene encoding phosphate signaling complex protein PhoU; its protein translation is MSDKHLSSQFDAELSAISARVLEMGGLVEAQVAQAVYALTHFSHVTAEQVIRQEHRVNQMEIEMDRDLSTVIARRQPTARDLRLLIATSKTIGNLERVGDEAARIARTVQRVTNFGMSGRLPIADVAFEAGLAIASLRRALDAFARLDALQALQVIKQDSEIDAEFDGLMRKLITYMMEDPRTISACIDLVFVVKALERVGDHAKNIAEQVIYVVKGADVRHTPPDSVETVVQ
- a CDS encoding winged helix-turn-helix domain-containing protein, with the protein product MHEPAVPAPRPPHRTVLVVVEEAVIRELLAVHFRFAGFFPMLAASSAEARRLAGEVRPDVVLVDPDVPATADTGFAAEAVPPLPLVLVSAQAVAGCNAVLRLRKPFSPRELVGEVVRLLRRDPQRLRAGPIVIDAERHLITVNRQGRATPIELAPVELKLLQCLMARPDHAIERQHILSSVWGKGSEVDVRTVDQNIKRLRRCLEEAGAGDVIRTVRGVGYRFSSAP